One Betta splendens chromosome 8, fBetSpl5.4, whole genome shotgun sequence DNA segment encodes these proteins:
- the stx1b gene encoding syntaxin-1B, whose product MKDRTAELRSAKDSDDDEEVVQVDRDHFMDEFFEQVEEIRGCIEKLSEDVEQVKKQHSAILAAPNPDEKTKQELEDLTADIKKTANKVRSKLKAIEQSIEQEEGLNRSSADLRIRKTQHSTLSRKFVEVMTEYNTTQSKYRDRCKDRIQRQLEITGRTTTNEELEDMLESGKLAIFTDDIKMDSQMTKQALNEIETRHTEIIKLENSIRELHDMFVDMAMLVESQGEMIDRIEYNVEHSVDYVERAVSDTKKAVKYQSQARKKKIMIIICCIILGVVLASTIGGTLGF is encoded by the exons GCTAAGGACAGCGACGATGATGAGGAGGTGGTGCAGGTCGACAGGGACCACTTCATGGATGAGTTCTTCGAACAG GTTGAAGAGATTAGAGGCTGTATAGAAAAGCTGTCGGAGGATGTGGAACAGGTCAAGAAGCAGCACAGCGCCATCCTGGCCGCACCCAACCCTGACGAAA AGACCAAGCAGGAGTTGGAGGACCTCACAGCTGACATCAAGAAGACAGCCAACAAAGTCCGTTCAAAATTAAAAG CAATCGAGCAGAGCatcgagcaggaggagggtcttAACAGATCATCAGCTGACCTCAGGATCCGCAAGACGCAG CACTCAACGCTGTCACGTAAGTTTGTGGAGGTGATGACCGAGTACAACACCACGCAGTCCAAGTACCGCGACCGCTGCAAGGACCGCATCCAGAGACAGCTGGAAATCA ctggaagAACCACCACCAATGAGGAGCTAGAGGACATGTTGGAGAGTGGCAAGCTGGCCATCTTCACTGATGAT ATCAAAATGGACTCTCAGATGACTAAGCAAGCCCTGAACGAGATTGAGACCCGGCACACTGAGATCATAAAGCTGGAAAACAGCATCCGCGAGCTGCACGATATGTTTGTTGACATGGCCATGCTGGTCGAAAGCCAG GGAGAGATGATTGACAGAATTGAGTACAACGTGGAACACTCCGTCGACTACGTGGAACGAGCCGTATCTGACACCAAGAAGGCTGTCAAATACCAGAGCCAGGCTCGCAAG AAGAAGATCATGATCATCATCTGCTGCATCATTCTGGGTGTGGTCCTGGCGTCGACTATTGGCGGCACGCTGGGCTTCTAA